One genomic window of Oncorhynchus clarkii lewisi isolate Uvic-CL-2024 chromosome 5, UVic_Ocla_1.0, whole genome shotgun sequence includes the following:
- the LOC139408317 gene encoding E3 ubiquitin-protein ligase TRIM35-like isoform X2 has product MFSSLLFKQDNVGHDRTRQDLFLITRLIKMACESTLPEEDLSCPVCCDIFKDPVLLSCSHSFCKACLQEFWKEKEWQECPVCRRRSSRSEPPNNRALKNLCEAFLQERRRRSSAGSAVLCSLHGEKLKLFCLEHKQPICVVCRDSRKHKKHDCIPIDEAVQDLKEELEPTLKSLQEKLEVFKKVKLTCDKTAQHIKSQAKDTEKTIKEDFERVHQFLREEEEAKIAALREEEEQKSQTMKVKIEEMSGQISSLSDKIKAIEKELEAEDISFLQNYNATMKRTQCPLPDPVRVSGALIDVAKHLGNLMFRIWEKMKEIVQYTPVVLDPNTVHSKVLCSMTWMGYDDCFVWGGEFQQRPDNPERLAQGWAMGSEGFTSGTHSWDIEIDDEYWFAGVATESVNRSDPRDEVWGVSHVDSFNTDYKEDFDYVYKVSCPNTETIYLPVRHNSRVKDRIRVQLDRDRGELSFYDIANNTHIHTRTHAFTGRIFPFFSVRDGLRILPARASITVEQNI; this is encoded by the exons ATGTTTAGCTCTCTGCTGTTCAAACAGGACAACGTAGGACACGACAGGACACGACAGGATCTATTTCTCATTACTAGATTAAT AAAAATGGCTTGCGAATCGACTCTCCCAGAGGAGGATCTATCCTGTCCTGTGTGCTGTGACATCTTCAAGGATCCTGTTCTCCTGTCTTGTAGCCACAGCTTCTGTAAAGCCTGTCTGCAGGAATTCTGGAAAGAGAAGGAATGGCAGGAGTGTCCAGTTTGCAGGAGAAGATCGTCAAGGTCTGAGCCTCCCAATAACCGGGCTCTTAAGAACCTATGTGAGGCCTTCTTACAGGAGAGGCGTCGGAGATCTTCAGCAGGGTCTGCGGTGCTCTGCAGTCTGCATGGAGAGAAACTCAAGCTCTTCTGTCTGGAGCATAAACAGCCTATCTGTGTGGTGTGTCGTGATTCAAGGAAACATAAAAAGCATGACTGCATTCCCATAGATGAAGCTGTACAGGATCTTAAG GAGGAACTCGAGCCTACCCTGAAGTCCTTACAGGAGAAATTGGAAGTCTTTAAGAAAGTCAAACTCACTTGTGATAAAACAGCACAGCATATCAAG AGCCAGGCTAAGGACACAGAGAAAACGATTAAGGAGGACTTTGAGCGGGTTCACCAGTTTCtacgagaggaggaggaggccaaGATAGCTGccctgagggaggaagaggagcagaagAGCCAGACAATGAAGGTGAAGATTGAAGAGATGAGTGGACAGATATCATCACTTTCAGACAAAATCAAAGCCATAGAGAAAGAGCTGGAAGCTGAAGACATCTCATTCCTGCAG AACTACAATGCCACAATGAAAAG AACCCAATGCCCACTGCCTGATCCTGTGAGGGTTTCAGGAGCGCTGATAGATGTGGCAAAACACCTGGGCAACCTCATGTTCAGAATCTGGGAGAAAATGAAGGAGATTGTTCAATACA cGCCGGTGGTTCTGGACCCTAATACTGTGCACTCAAAGGTACTCTGCTCCATGACCTGGATGGGGTATGATGATTGCTTTGTATGGGGTGGTGAGTTCCAGCAGCGTCCTGACAATCCAGAGAGGTTAGCCCAGGGATGGGCCATGGGCTCTGAGGGCTTTACCTCAGGGACACACAGTTGGGACATTGAGATTGATGACGAGTATTGGTTTGCAGGTGTGGCCACTGAGTCTGTCAATAGGTCTGATCCTAGAGATGAGGTCTGGGGTGTTAGCCATGTTGATAGTTTTAATACAGATTATAAGGAAGACTTTGATTATGTATATAAAGTAAGTTGCCCAAATACTGAAACCATTTACCTCCCCGTGAGACACAACTCCAGAGTTAAGGACAGGATCAGAGTTCAGCTggacagggacagaggagagCTATCATTCTACGACATTGCTaataacacacatatacacacacgcacacacgcattcACTGGGagaatatttccatttttttcagTGCGTGACGGTCTGAGGATTTTACCAGCGAGGGCCTctataacagtggaacagaacatTTAG
- the LOC139408317 gene encoding E3 ubiquitin-protein ligase TRIM35-like isoform X1: MACESTLPEEDLSCPVCCDIFKDPVLLSCSHSFCKACLQEFWKEKEWQECPVCRRRSSRSEPPNNRALKNLCEAFLQERRRRSSAGSAVLCSLHGEKLKLFCLEHKQPICVVCRDSRKHKKHDCIPIDEAVQDLKEELEPTLKSLQEKLEVFKKVKLTCDKTAQHIKSSSALCLQSQAKDTEKTIKEDFERVHQFLREEEEAKIAALREEEEQKSQTMKVKIEEMSGQISSLSDKIKAIEKELEAEDISFLQNYNATMKRTQCPLPDPVRVSGALIDVAKHLGNLMFRIWEKMKEIVQYTPVVLDPNTVHSKVLCSMTWMGYDDCFVWGGEFQQRPDNPERLAQGWAMGSEGFTSGTHSWDIEIDDEYWFAGVATESVNRSDPRDEVWGVSHVDSFNTDYKEDFDYVYKVSCPNTETIYLPVRHNSRVKDRIRVQLDRDRGELSFYDIANNTHIHTRTHAFTGRIFPFFSVRDGLRILPARASITVEQNI, translated from the exons ATGGCTTGCGAATCGACTCTCCCAGAGGAGGATCTATCCTGTCCTGTGTGCTGTGACATCTTCAAGGATCCTGTTCTCCTGTCTTGTAGCCACAGCTTCTGTAAAGCCTGTCTGCAGGAATTCTGGAAAGAGAAGGAATGGCAGGAGTGTCCAGTTTGCAGGAGAAGATCGTCAAGGTCTGAGCCTCCCAATAACCGGGCTCTTAAGAACCTATGTGAGGCCTTCTTACAGGAGAGGCGTCGGAGATCTTCAGCAGGGTCTGCGGTGCTCTGCAGTCTGCATGGAGAGAAACTCAAGCTCTTCTGTCTGGAGCATAAACAGCCTATCTGTGTGGTGTGTCGTGATTCAAGGAAACATAAAAAGCATGACTGCATTCCCATAGATGAAGCTGTACAGGATCTTAAG GAGGAACTCGAGCCTACCCTGAAGTCCTTACAGGAGAAATTGGAAGTCTTTAAGAAAGTCAAACTCACTTGTGATAAAACAGCACAGCATATCAAG AGTTCAAGTGCTCTCTGTCTCCAGAGCCAGGCTAAGGACACAGAGAAAACGATTAAGGAGGACTTTGAGCGGGTTCACCAGTTTCtacgagaggaggaggaggccaaGATAGCTGccctgagggaggaagaggagcagaagAGCCAGACAATGAAGGTGAAGATTGAAGAGATGAGTGGACAGATATCATCACTTTCAGACAAAATCAAAGCCATAGAGAAAGAGCTGGAAGCTGAAGACATCTCATTCCTGCAG AACTACAATGCCACAATGAAAAG AACCCAATGCCCACTGCCTGATCCTGTGAGGGTTTCAGGAGCGCTGATAGATGTGGCAAAACACCTGGGCAACCTCATGTTCAGAATCTGGGAGAAAATGAAGGAGATTGTTCAATACA cGCCGGTGGTTCTGGACCCTAATACTGTGCACTCAAAGGTACTCTGCTCCATGACCTGGATGGGGTATGATGATTGCTTTGTATGGGGTGGTGAGTTCCAGCAGCGTCCTGACAATCCAGAGAGGTTAGCCCAGGGATGGGCCATGGGCTCTGAGGGCTTTACCTCAGGGACACACAGTTGGGACATTGAGATTGATGACGAGTATTGGTTTGCAGGTGTGGCCACTGAGTCTGTCAATAGGTCTGATCCTAGAGATGAGGTCTGGGGTGTTAGCCATGTTGATAGTTTTAATACAGATTATAAGGAAGACTTTGATTATGTATATAAAGTAAGTTGCCCAAATACTGAAACCATTTACCTCCCCGTGAGACACAACTCCAGAGTTAAGGACAGGATCAGAGTTCAGCTggacagggacagaggagagCTATCATTCTACGACATTGCTaataacacacatatacacacacgcacacacgcattcACTGGGagaatatttccatttttttcagTGCGTGACGGTCTGAGGATTTTACCAGCGAGGGCCTctataacagtggaacagaacatTTAG